A segment of the Streptomyces sp. Tu 2975 genome:
CCAAGCTGCTGGCCCGCTTCTACGACCCCACCGAGGGCCGGGTCCTGCTCGACGGGACCGATCTGCGGGACCTGGCCGTGCCGGACCTTCGCCGGGGGGTCGTGATGGTGACCCAGGAGGCGTTCCTGTTCTCCGGAACGGTCGCGGAGAACATCGCGCTCGGGCGGCCGGAGGCGAGCCGCGCGGACATCGAGCAGGCCGCCAAGGCGATCGGCGCCCATGACTTCATCGAGTCCCTGCCCGACGGCTACGACACGGACGTGCGCAAGCGGGGCGGACGGATCTCCGCGGGGCAGCGGCAGTTGGTGTCCTTCGCGCGGGCGCTGCTCGCCGACCCGGCGGTGCTGATCCTCGACGAGGCGACGAGTTCGCTGGACATCCCCGGTGAGCGGGCGGTGCAGCGGGCGATGGACACGGTGCTCCAGGGCCGTACGGCTGTGGTGATCGCGCACCGGCTGTCGACGGTCGAGATCGCGGACCGGGTGCTGGTGATGGAGCACGGCAGGATCGTCGAGGACGGCGCGCCCGCCGAACTGATCGGCGGGGACGGCAGGTTCGCGGGGCTGCACAGAGCCTGGCGGGACAGCGTGGTCGGCTGAGCTTTCGGCGGGCCGGGCCGCCTTGCCCGGCCCGTCGCACGGGCGGACCCGGGGCGGTGCGGAACGCCGCCCGCTGCCGCTCATGCGGTCCGCCCGCCCGGTACGGAATGAGCCACGCCGGGAAGGCGCGCGCCGGACCATGAACAGCCGTGCCACTACGCCGCCTTCACAGATGCAGACTTCGCCGTGAACATCCGGTGGCTTTCCGGGTCGGGCCGGGGCGAATGCACGGGGCCTGCCCGGCAATGATCCGCGAAACGTCCGCTCACCGAACATGACCTATCGGGCAACGGACGAATTCCGGCCAAATTCTTGTCGCGCCCCTGACAGAACGCGCTCTCGGCTGCCAGTCTTCCCCCGATCCACGCACCACAGCTCCGCATGCTCTGCCCGGCCGGCCCACCCAGCCGACCGGTACCCCCTCGCAGAAGGAGTCCGCGTGAGACCCACGCATCGCCGGCGCGCCACCGCGACCGGAGCTCTCATCGCCACCGCCGCCCTTCTCGCGGTCGGCTTCCAGACCGGAACCTCCGCCGCCGCCCAGCCGGAGGCGCCCGCCGCCGCGAAGGCGGGCAAGGCCGACCCGGGTGCGCTGCCCAAGAGCCTGTCCCCCGCCCAGCGCGCGGAGCTGATACGCCAGGCGTCCGCCACGACGGCCGCCACCGCGAAGGAACTCGGCCTCACCGCCAAGGAGAAGCTCGTCGTCCGGGACGTCGCCCAGGACCGCGACGGCACCACGCACACCCGCTACGAGCGCACCTACGACGGGCTGCCCGTCCTCGGCGGCGACCTGGTGGTCGCGAAGACGGCCACTGGCGCGACCGCCTCCGTGTCCAAGGCGTCCAGGGCCTCCCTCAAGGGCGCCGACACCAGCGCCGACATCGCGCCGGCCACGGCGGAGAAGCAGGCCCTCGGTGCGGCCAAGGCCGAAGGGTCCACCCGGTCCAAGGCCGACCGCGCGCCCCGCAAGGTGATCTGGCTGACCGACGGCAGGCCCACCCTGGCGTACGAGACGGTCGTCGGCGGGATGCAGCACGACGGCACCCCGAGCGAGCTGCACGTCATCACGGACGCCACCACGGGCGAGAAGCTCTTCGAGCGCCAAGCCGTCCACACCGGCACCGGCAACACCCAGTACAGCGGGCAGGTCACCCTCGGCACGGCCCCCTCGTACACGCTCACCGACACGACCCGCGGCAACCACAAGACGTACAACCTCAACCGCGGCACGTCCGGCACCGGCACGCTCTTCTCCGGCCCCGACGACATCTGGGGCAACGGCTCGCCGTCGAACCTGGAGACCGCGGGCGCCGACGCGCACTACGGCGCGGCCCTCACGTGGGACTACTACAAGAACGTGCACGGCCGCAGCGGCATCCGCGGCGACGGCGTCGGCGCGTACTCCCGGGTCCACTACGGCAACAACTACGTCAACGCGTTCTGGCAGGACAGCTGCTTCTGCATGACGTACGGCGACGGGTCCGGCAACGCCAAGCCGCTCACCTCCATCGACGTGGCCGCGCACGAGATGACGCACGGCGTCACCTCCAACACCGCCGGCCTGGTCTACAGCGGTGAGTCCGGCGGCCTCAACGAGGCGACCAGCGACATCTTCGCCGCGGCCGTCGAGTTCCACGCGAACAACTCCCAGGACGTGGGCGACTACCTCGTCGGCGAGAAGATCGACATCCGGGGCAACGGCACGCCACTGCGCTACATGGACAAGCCCAGCAAGGACGGCTCGTCCAAGGACTACTGGTACGCGGGCATCGGCAACGTCGACGTCCACTACTCCTCGGGCCCGGCGAACCACTGGTTCTACCTGCTCTCCGAGGGCAGCGGAGCCAAGACCGTCAACGGCGTGAACTACGACTCGCCGACGTCCGACGGTCTGCCGGTGACCGGCATCGGCCGCGAGAAGGCCGCGCTGATCTGGTACAAGGCGCTCACCACCAAGTTCAGCTCCCGCACCGACTACGCGGGCGCCCGCACCGGCACCCTCGCGGTCGCGACCGAGCTCTACGGAGCGTCCAGCGCCGAGGTCAAGTCGGTCACCGACGCCTGGGCCGGCATCAACGTCGGCTCCCGTCCGGGCGGTGGCGACCCCGACCCGGACCCGGGCACCGTCTTCGAGAACGCGGCTGACGTCAGCATCCCCGACGCGGGCGCCGCGGTGACCTCCTCGGTCAACGTCACCGGCCGCACCGGCAACGCCCCATCCACCCTTCAGGTCGGCGTCGACATCGTGCACACATGGCGCGGTGACCTCGTCATCGACCTGCTCGCCCCGGACGGCACCGCGTACCGCCTGAAGGGCTCGAGCGGTTCGGACTCGGCGGACAACGTCAAGGCGACCTACACGGTGAACGCCTCGAGCGAGGTCGCCAACGGCACCTGGAAGCTGCGGGTGCAGGACGTGGCCCGCTACGACACCGGCTACATCAACAGCTTCAAGCTCACCTTCTGAGGCTGACCGCACATCCCTGATCCGGGGCGCTGCCCGGGACGCCGCGACGGCTCCCGGGCAGCGCCCTTCCACGTACGGGGGCCGTTGCGTCCGCCGTGCCCGACCAGCAGGAGCCGGCCGGGAGTTGATCCGTCGCGGCCGGCGGTATGTCTAGGCTGACGGCATGACCGTCTCCGCCGGCACGACCGACACCATCGCCGCTCCCGTACGGGTCCTGCTCGCCGACGACGAGACCATGATGCGCGCCGGGGTGCGGGCGATCCTGGCCGCCGATCCGGGCGTCGCGGTGGTCGCGGAGGCCGGTGACGGTCGTCAGGCCGTCGAACTCGCCCTGGCGCACCGGCCGGACGTCGCCCTGCTCGACATCCGGATGCCGCGGCTCGACGGGCTCGCCGCCGCCGAGGAGCTGAGCCGTGTGGCGCCCGGGACGGCGGTGGTCATGCTCACCACCTTCTCGGAGGACGAGTACATCGAGCGGGCCCTGGGCGCGGGGGTCAGCGGGTTCCTGCTGAAGTCCGGGGACCCCAGGGAGCTGATCGCGGGCGTGCGGGCGGCGGCCGAGGGCGCCGCCTGCCTGTCCCCCGAGATCGCACGTCGCGTGCTCGACCGGCTCGGTGCGGGACGGATGTCGCGGGCGGCGGAGGCCCGGACGGCGCTGGAGCCGCTGACCGGCCGCGAGCGTGAGGTCGTGGCGCTGGTGGGGGCCGGCCTGTCCAACGCCGAGATCGCGGCGCGGCTGTTCGTGGTGGAGGGCACGGTCAAGGCGCATGTCAGCGCCGTCCTCGGCAGGCTGGAGCTGAGGAACCGGGTACAGCTGGCGATTCTGGCGTACGAGGCGGGGCTGGTGGCCGACACACCGCGATCGTCAACTTCGGGTTGACGAGCTTTGTGCGTCAACCTAAGGTTGTCGCATGACCGATCCTGTGCGTCTCACGCATCCCGTGCGCCTCGACGATCTGATCGAGGCGATCAAGAAGGTCCACTCCCAGCCGCTCGACCAGCTGTCCGACGCGGTGATCGCCGCCGATCACCTCGGCGACATCGCCGACCACCTCATCGGCCACTTCGTCGACCAGGCCCGCCGCTCCGGCGCCTCATGGACCGAGATCGGCACCTCCATGGGCGTCACCAAACAGGCGGCCCAGAAGCGCTTCGTGACCAAGCAGTCCGACCAGCCGCTCGACCTCGACCCGAGTCAGGGCTTCGCCCGCTTCACCCCTCGCGCCAGGAACGTCGTCGCGGCGGCCGCCAACGAGGCGCTCGCCGCCCGCAACGCCTTCGTCGGCCCCGAGCACCTCGTCCTCGGCCTGCTCGCCGAGCCCGACGGCCTCGCCGTGAAGGCGCTCGCCGCCCAGGGCGCCGACCCCGAACGGATCCGCGCCTCGGCGACGACGGCACTCCCGCCGGCCGCCGACGAACTCCCGGAGATCGCCCCGTACGACGCGCGTGCCCGCAAGGTGCTGGAGCTGACCTTCCGCGAGGCACTGCGCCTCGGGCACAACTACATCGGCACCGAGCACATCCTGCTCGCCCTGCTGGAGGCGGAGGACGGCAGCGGTCCGCTGGCGTCGCTCGGCGTCGGCAAGGAGGCCGCCGAGCAGTGGGTGACCGACACCCTCGCGGCGTTCATGGCGGCGAAGCAGCAGCCGTAGGGCATGCGCCCCCACTTTCGCCGGGGGCCCCGGACGCGGGGTCCCTGACAGGGTGGAGGCATGCGCAGAGAGAACACCCGCGAAGTCCTCACCGACCTGGCGCTGTGGGCGGCGCTCGCCTTCTGCGTCCTGCTGCGCTCCGACCCGAACGACGGCGGCTCGTG
Coding sequences within it:
- a CDS encoding response regulator transcription factor, with protein sequence MTVSAGTTDTIAAPVRVLLADDETMMRAGVRAILAADPGVAVVAEAGDGRQAVELALAHRPDVALLDIRMPRLDGLAAAEELSRVAPGTAVVMLTTFSEDEYIERALGAGVSGFLLKSGDPRELIAGVRAAAEGAACLSPEIARRVLDRLGAGRMSRAAEARTALEPLTGREREVVALVGAGLSNAEIAARLFVVEGTVKAHVSAVLGRLELRNRVQLAILAYEAGLVADTPRSSTSG
- a CDS encoding Clp protease N-terminal domain-containing protein, producing MTDPVRLTHPVRLDDLIEAIKKVHSQPLDQLSDAVIAADHLGDIADHLIGHFVDQARRSGASWTEIGTSMGVTKQAAQKRFVTKQSDQPLDLDPSQGFARFTPRARNVVAAAANEALAARNAFVGPEHLVLGLLAEPDGLAVKALAAQGADPERIRASATTALPPAADELPEIAPYDARARKVLELTFREALRLGHNYIGTEHILLALLEAEDGSGPLASLGVGKEAAEQWVTDTLAAFMAAKQQP
- a CDS encoding M4 family metallopeptidase; protein product: MRPTHRRRATATGALIATAALLAVGFQTGTSAAAQPEAPAAAKAGKADPGALPKSLSPAQRAELIRQASATTAATAKELGLTAKEKLVVRDVAQDRDGTTHTRYERTYDGLPVLGGDLVVAKTATGATASVSKASRASLKGADTSADIAPATAEKQALGAAKAEGSTRSKADRAPRKVIWLTDGRPTLAYETVVGGMQHDGTPSELHVITDATTGEKLFERQAVHTGTGNTQYSGQVTLGTAPSYTLTDTTRGNHKTYNLNRGTSGTGTLFSGPDDIWGNGSPSNLETAGADAHYGAALTWDYYKNVHGRSGIRGDGVGAYSRVHYGNNYVNAFWQDSCFCMTYGDGSGNAKPLTSIDVAAHEMTHGVTSNTAGLVYSGESGGLNEATSDIFAAAVEFHANNSQDVGDYLVGEKIDIRGNGTPLRYMDKPSKDGSSKDYWYAGIGNVDVHYSSGPANHWFYLLSEGSGAKTVNGVNYDSPTSDGLPVTGIGREKAALIWYKALTTKFSSRTDYAGARTGTLAVATELYGASSAEVKSVTDAWAGINVGSRPGGGDPDPDPGTVFENAADVSIPDAGAAVTSSVNVTGRTGNAPSTLQVGVDIVHTWRGDLVIDLLAPDGTAYRLKGSSGSDSADNVKATYTVNASSEVANGTWKLRVQDVARYDTGYINSFKLTF